The following coding sequences are from one Catenulispora sp. MAP5-51 window:
- a CDS encoding RICIN domain-containing protein: MTTAVAAVATLALLPSGQASAASAAAGANPAYQITIGAVNSFAYPDDTPASAYLDTDGSFHFQESYSLYAKTDPRAWEFYSGTDFDDATLDTSLSNAVNPANSQDANNDTTWRCNNSPTGLESTYMNNGTGYYSQRNYCDLSGTWVDPDSGDWYGLVHNEFTPQPFGDGLHYDAIDYAVSHDKGKTWSILGHAITSPYSTTRNDTTAFPNQTYDYGDGDQRLFVDPASGYFYVFYGSRIVNKPGTKGTQNGGLAHVARAPISGKMAAGTWQKWYNGSWSQPGIGGLESNMEPVDAANPNGYTDPAHDYNPATTGTADQQMAAGKLPTKSPLFIMNITYDAYLGLYIGEPETVGQTGKEPQQFYATDNLATQKWHLIGDSGSYVSGSWYRWFADTANKWSPTIVGKTFRSYCSIACATSDGEYADVTIGSSAPAKPVVARGQNVVVNSGNGRVLAQSAGSSQVTSLDAYYGWAQAAWSISPTGDGSYTVVNAVTGDALGVDSSKTASRAWGTAPSATPIGASGPSVGQEWFAVPDTSSPGSYRLVNRDSGLALGMAWDSSRSAETTPVRSWTDTSGSTVGGGRQPSEQTLSFTPAHPAQGPEVVHVVTPGSQSGVVGTPVSVQVTGSDSKGKALSYSATGLPAGVSIDAASGLISGTPTKAGSSPVTVTASSGHASASTTFTYAVSPKPVDLSGVHTLTVAGQALQTPNGSKNGGDQLVAGAASGATSQWTFARQSDGSYTLTNGDSGMCADDNGGSTAPGTAVIQWSCTGAVNQRWSATQLPSGLWTLKNNHTGLLMTAASSSAGALVTQETDTGSALQQWTLS, from the coding sequence GTGACCACCGCCGTCGCGGCGGTCGCGACCCTGGCGCTGCTGCCTTCGGGCCAGGCGTCGGCCGCGTCCGCAGCAGCCGGCGCGAACCCCGCTTACCAGATCACCATCGGCGCGGTGAACAGCTTCGCCTACCCGGACGACACCCCGGCGTCGGCCTACCTCGACACCGACGGCTCGTTCCACTTCCAGGAGTCGTACTCGCTGTACGCCAAGACCGACCCGCGTGCCTGGGAGTTCTACAGCGGGACGGACTTCGACGACGCCACGCTGGACACCAGCCTGAGCAACGCCGTGAACCCGGCGAACTCCCAGGACGCCAACAACGACACCACCTGGCGCTGCAACAACAGCCCGACCGGGCTGGAGTCGACGTACATGAACAACGGCACCGGCTACTACTCGCAGCGCAACTACTGCGACCTGTCCGGCACCTGGGTCGACCCCGACTCCGGCGACTGGTACGGCCTGGTCCACAACGAGTTCACGCCGCAGCCCTTCGGCGACGGCCTGCACTACGACGCCATCGACTACGCGGTCTCGCACGACAAGGGCAAGACCTGGTCGATCCTCGGGCACGCGATCACCTCGCCGTACAGCACGACCCGCAACGACACCACGGCCTTCCCGAACCAGACGTACGACTACGGCGACGGCGACCAGCGCCTGTTCGTGGACCCGGCGTCCGGCTACTTCTACGTGTTCTACGGCTCCCGCATCGTCAACAAGCCGGGGACCAAGGGCACGCAGAACGGCGGCCTGGCGCACGTCGCCCGGGCTCCGATCAGCGGCAAGATGGCCGCCGGGACCTGGCAGAAGTGGTACAACGGCAGCTGGTCGCAGCCCGGTATCGGCGGGCTGGAGAGCAACATGGAGCCGGTGGACGCCGCGAACCCGAACGGCTACACCGACCCGGCGCACGACTACAACCCGGCCACCACCGGGACCGCCGACCAGCAGATGGCCGCGGGCAAGCTGCCGACCAAGTCGCCGCTGTTCATCATGAACATCACCTACGACGCCTACCTCGGGCTGTACATCGGTGAGCCGGAGACGGTCGGGCAGACCGGCAAGGAGCCGCAGCAGTTCTACGCCACGGACAACCTGGCGACGCAGAAGTGGCACCTGATCGGCGACTCGGGCAGCTACGTGTCGGGGTCCTGGTACCGGTGGTTCGCGGACACGGCGAACAAGTGGAGCCCGACGATCGTCGGCAAGACCTTCCGCTCCTACTGCTCGATCGCGTGTGCCACGTCCGACGGCGAGTACGCGGACGTCACGATCGGTTCCTCGGCCCCGGCCAAGCCGGTGGTGGCACGGGGACAGAACGTGGTCGTCAACAGCGGGAACGGCCGGGTACTGGCGCAGAGCGCGGGCAGCTCGCAGGTGACGTCGCTGGACGCGTACTACGGCTGGGCGCAGGCGGCGTGGAGCATCTCGCCGACCGGTGACGGCTCGTACACCGTGGTGAACGCGGTGACCGGCGACGCCCTCGGGGTGGACTCCTCGAAGACGGCTTCGCGGGCCTGGGGCACGGCGCCGTCGGCGACCCCGATCGGCGCGTCCGGCCCGAGCGTGGGCCAGGAGTGGTTCGCGGTGCCGGACACGTCCTCGCCGGGGTCGTACCGCCTGGTGAACCGGGACAGCGGGCTGGCCCTCGGCATGGCGTGGGACTCCTCGCGGTCGGCGGAGACCACGCCGGTGCGGTCGTGGACCGACACCTCCGGCAGCACGGTCGGCGGCGGCCGGCAGCCCTCGGAGCAGACGCTGTCGTTCACGCCCGCACATCCGGCGCAGGGTCCGGAGGTGGTACACGTCGTAACACCGGGGAGCCAGAGCGGCGTGGTCGGTACCCCGGTGAGCGTGCAGGTCACCGGCAGCGACTCCAAGGGCAAGGCGCTGAGCTACTCGGCGACCGGCCTGCCCGCGGGAGTGTCGATCGACGCCGCCAGCGGCCTGATCAGCGGCACGCCGACCAAAGCGGGGAGTTCCCCAGTTACGGTGACCGCCTCCTCCGGGCACGCCTCGGCGAGCACCACGTTCACCTACGCGGTGAGCCCCAAGCCGGTGGACCTGTCGGGCGTGCACACGCTGACGGTGGCCGGGCAGGCGCTGCAGACACCGAACGGTTCGAAGAACGGCGGCGACCAGCTGGTGGCCGGCGCCGCGAGCGGTGCCACAAGCCAGTGGACCTTCGCGCGGCAGTCGGACGGCAGCTACACCCTGACGAACGGCGACTCGGGGATGTGCGCGGACGACAACGGCGGCAGCACGGCGCCGGGCACCGCGGTGATCCAGTGGTCGTGCACCGGTGCGGTGAACCAGCGCTGGAGTGCGACACAGCTGCCGTCGGGGTTGTGGACGTTGAAGAACAACCACACGGGTCTGCTGATGACCGCGGCCTCGTCGAGCGCCGGTGCGCTGGTGACGCAGGAGACGGACACCGGGTCGGCGCTTCAGCAGTGGACGCTGAGCTAG
- a CDS encoding RICIN domain-containing protein codes for MLAPGSASATPPSATYTVSIGSNGTFSAQSDSPAGAFVDRDGTFYFQESYSGYGSTDSRVWQFYSGSDFDSSSLNSTISNSVNPANSQDANNNTTWRCDNSPTGLSSTSAGSGSGYTQPNFCDLIGTWVDPDTGNWIGLVHNEFTPQPFGDGLHYDAIDYAVSTDRGMTWKITGHAITSPYSTTRNDTTAFPNQTYYYGDGDQRLYVDTASGYFYVYYGSRVVPKGGVGGSTGGLAHVARAPISGKMATGTWQKWYNGSWSQPGVGGLESNMEPVDSSNPNGYTPVAGDYNPANTGTVDQQVAAGKLPSKSPLFIMNITYDAYLGLYIGTPEVVSGTMPQQYYVTDDLSTQKWYFAGDSGSSYTQGSWYRWFADSGDKWNPTIVGKSFRAYCSVACVNNAGSLYTNETIDSTAPAQPPVDTTKTYTIGTSAGRVLAQVSGGSATTSDAAATGSALEAWKFTANGDGSYRITNSSTGQALGVDSSATSSRAWGTAPTATALSGGTGSVGQQWWIVPVTGASGSYKLVNRYSGLVLALSSNTSRPAETTPTRAWTDTSGSSVGGGRTAAEQTLTFTPATSSGAETVTVANPGTQTTTVSTAASLQITASDSKNNALTYSATGLPAGLSISSSGLISGTPTATGSSNVTVTASSGTASGSTTFTWTVSPAAANLTGTHTLVASGQALDDPNHSTTAGTQLVTWSPNGGSNQNWVFTQQSDGSYQIQNQQSQLCMDDNGGFTTPGTSVIQWTCTGNGNQHWTATRLAGGAYTLTNVNSGLLLTTASTSNGALVTQQTNTGSALQQWTIS; via the coding sequence ATGCTGGCGCCCGGCAGCGCCTCGGCCACGCCCCCCAGTGCCACCTACACCGTCTCGATCGGTTCGAACGGAACGTTCTCCGCGCAGTCGGACTCCCCCGCCGGCGCGTTCGTCGACCGGGACGGCACGTTCTACTTCCAGGAGTCGTACTCGGGCTACGGCTCGACCGACAGCCGGGTCTGGCAGTTCTACTCCGGCAGCGACTTCGACAGCTCCAGCCTGAACTCCACGATCAGCAACTCGGTCAACCCGGCCAACTCCCAGGACGCGAACAACAACACCACCTGGCGCTGCGACAACAGCCCGACCGGCTTGTCCTCGACCAGCGCCGGGTCCGGCTCGGGCTACACCCAGCCGAACTTCTGCGACCTGATCGGCACCTGGGTGGACCCCGACACCGGGAACTGGATCGGCCTGGTGCACAACGAGTTCACGCCGCAGCCCTTCGGCGACGGCCTGCACTACGACGCCATCGACTACGCCGTGTCCACCGACCGGGGCATGACCTGGAAGATCACGGGCCACGCGATCACCTCGCCGTACAGCACGACCCGCAACGACACGACCGCGTTCCCGAACCAGACGTACTACTACGGCGACGGCGACCAGCGGCTGTACGTGGACACGGCTTCGGGCTACTTCTACGTCTACTACGGCTCGCGCGTCGTCCCCAAGGGCGGCGTCGGCGGCAGCACCGGCGGCCTGGCGCACGTCGCCCGGGCTCCGATCAGCGGCAAGATGGCGACCGGGACCTGGCAGAAGTGGTACAACGGCAGCTGGTCGCAGCCGGGCGTGGGCGGCCTGGAGAGCAACATGGAGCCGGTCGACTCCTCGAACCCCAACGGGTACACGCCGGTGGCAGGCGACTACAACCCGGCCAACACCGGGACCGTGGACCAGCAGGTGGCCGCGGGCAAGCTGCCCTCGAAGTCGCCGCTGTTCATCATGAACATCACCTACGACGCCTACCTCGGCCTGTACATCGGCACTCCTGAAGTCGTCTCCGGCACCATGCCGCAGCAGTACTACGTCACCGACGACCTGTCGACGCAGAAGTGGTACTTCGCCGGCGACTCCGGATCGTCCTACACCCAGGGGTCCTGGTACCGGTGGTTCGCCGACAGCGGCGACAAGTGGAACCCGACCATCGTGGGCAAGTCGTTCCGCGCGTACTGCTCGGTGGCCTGCGTGAACAACGCCGGCTCGCTGTACACCAACGAGACGATCGACTCCACCGCCCCGGCGCAGCCGCCGGTGGACACCACCAAGACCTACACCATCGGCACCTCGGCGGGCCGCGTGCTGGCTCAGGTCTCCGGCGGCTCGGCGACCACGTCCGACGCCGCGGCGACCGGCTCGGCGCTGGAGGCGTGGAAGTTCACCGCGAACGGCGACGGCTCCTACCGCATCACCAACTCCTCCACCGGCCAGGCGCTCGGGGTCGACTCCTCGGCGACGTCCAGCCGCGCCTGGGGCACCGCCCCGACCGCGACGGCGCTGTCCGGCGGGACCGGCAGCGTGGGGCAGCAGTGGTGGATCGTGCCGGTCACCGGCGCGAGCGGCAGCTACAAGCTGGTCAACAGGTACAGCGGCCTGGTGCTGGCGCTGTCGTCGAACACCTCGCGGCCGGCGGAGACGACGCCGACGCGCGCCTGGACCGACACCTCGGGCAGCAGCGTCGGCGGCGGCCGGACCGCGGCGGAGCAGACGCTGACGTTCACGCCGGCGACGTCCTCCGGTGCCGAGACGGTGACCGTGGCGAACCCCGGGACGCAGACCACGACCGTGAGCACCGCGGCCTCGCTGCAGATCACCGCCTCGGACAGCAAGAACAACGCCCTGACGTACTCCGCGACCGGGCTGCCGGCCGGACTGTCGATCAGCTCCTCGGGCCTGATCTCCGGCACGCCGACCGCCACCGGTTCCTCGAACGTGACGGTGACCGCCTCGTCGGGGACCGCGAGCGGTTCGACGACGTTCACCTGGACCGTGAGCCCGGCGGCGGCGAACCTGACCGGGACGCACACGCTGGTCGCCTCGGGACAGGCACTGGACGATCCGAACCACTCCACGACCGCCGGCACGCAGCTGGTCACCTGGTCGCCGAACGGCGGGTCGAACCAGAACTGGGTCTTCACGCAGCAGTCGGACGGCTCGTACCAGATCCAGAACCAGCAGTCGCAGCTGTGCATGGACGACAACGGCGGGTTCACGACCCCGGGCACCTCGGTGATCCAGTGGACCTGCACCGGCAACGGCAACCAGCACTGGACGGCGACCCGGCTGGCCGGCGGTGCGTACACGCTGACGAACGTGAACAGCGGCCTGCTGCTGACCACGGCCTCGACGTCGAACGGGGCGCTGGTGACGCAGCAGACGAACACCGGCTCGGCACTCCAGCAGTGGACGATCTCCTGA
- a CDS encoding GNAT family N-acetyltransferase, with amino-acid sequence MVSELTLRSARADEAEVLTELVMRSKAHWGYSDEFMERCRAELAIHAEQMAPSRMTVAEVEGRAVAVATLEGEPPEAELGSLFVDPDMIGKGVGRRLLQHMVEMARGIGARTMVLDADPNAEPFYEAMGFVRAGVVPSGSIPGRTLNRYALDL; translated from the coding sequence ATGGTTTCGGAACTGACGCTGCGGTCGGCCCGGGCCGACGAGGCCGAGGTGCTCACCGAGCTCGTCATGCGCTCGAAAGCCCATTGGGGCTATAGCGATGAGTTCATGGAGCGCTGCCGCGCGGAGCTCGCGATCCACGCCGAGCAGATGGCTCCTTCGCGCATGACGGTCGCCGAAGTCGAAGGGCGCGCCGTGGCCGTCGCGACGTTGGAGGGCGAGCCGCCGGAGGCCGAGCTGGGGAGCCTGTTCGTCGATCCGGACATGATCGGCAAGGGCGTGGGGCGCCGGTTGCTCCAGCACATGGTGGAAATGGCGCGCGGCATCGGGGCCCGCACCATGGTTCTGGATGCGGACCCCAATGCCGAGCCGTTCTACGAGGCGATGGGTTTCGTTCGCGCGGGAGTCGTGCCCTCGGGCTCGATCCCCGGGCGGACGCTGAACCGGTACGCCTTGGACCTCTGA
- a CDS encoding family 20 glycosylhydrolase translates to MRSLRMLPAAALIAAVVPVTMAASPHTAHAAAASGPPQTVPAVRTWSAGSGSFTWSSASRVVINPAYASQLLGDANTFAADLSALEGRTVGVVQGTAGPGDVALTLGGSQPSEGYTMTVGAGIAIQGSTTTGEFWGTRTVLQLLHQGSTIAAGTATDSPDKSERGLMLDTGRRFFDVAFVENQIREMSYLKMNYLHLHLSDTYGFRLESTTHPEITSPQHYSKQDIANIIALAKQYHVTVVPEIDMPGHMDAILSAELGIGHDYRLKDSSGNASSSYIDLTIPGARQLISDLITEYEPLFTNSPYWHLGADEYVTNYSSYPQLLTYAQQNYGANATAKDTFYGFVNWADGIVRAGGKTMRMWNDGLKSGDGTITVNPDVIVEYWSNTGLSPQQVLDAGHTIANEAYTPTYYVYGGAKPDTTWMYQSWNPDLFDGSTTISNDAANLGSLIHVWCDNPGAETEDQTADGIKYPMRDLAQMTWNSPKLVSTYAAFVPIMDAIGRNPLYPKPSIAGDLAQGKPTTASSIETPNFPAADATDADLSTRWSSQYVDPTWLQVDLGSVQTVNRVVLAWEAAYGKNYQIQLSNDGTTWTTVSTRTNGTGGTETLTFPNATGRYIRMYGTARGTQYGYSLWEFEAFDDANSQVRGTHTVTTGGQALDDPGSSTATGTQLITWGLHGGTNQQWTFTEQADGSYQLTNGASGLCLDVTGSSTAAGAAVIQWTCGGTANQHWNVTALAGGGYTLASANSNLLLTTASTANNALVTQQNDSNSALQHWSIN, encoded by the coding sequence ATGCGATCCCTCCGAATGCTCCCGGCGGCTGCCCTCATCGCCGCCGTCGTTCCCGTCACCATGGCCGCGTCGCCGCACACCGCGCACGCGGCCGCGGCCTCCGGTCCGCCGCAGACCGTCCCCGCCGTGCGCACCTGGTCGGCCGGTTCGGGCTCCTTCACCTGGAGCTCGGCCAGCCGTGTCGTCATCAATCCCGCCTACGCCTCGCAGCTGCTAGGCGACGCGAACACCTTCGCCGCCGACCTGTCCGCGCTGGAGGGCCGTACCGTCGGCGTGGTGCAGGGCACGGCCGGCCCCGGCGACGTCGCGCTGACTCTCGGCGGCAGCCAGCCGTCCGAGGGCTACACGATGACCGTCGGCGCCGGCATCGCCATCCAGGGCAGCACCACCACCGGCGAGTTCTGGGGCACCCGCACGGTGTTGCAGCTGCTGCATCAGGGCTCGACGATCGCGGCCGGCACCGCCACAGACTCCCCGGACAAGTCCGAGCGCGGGCTGATGCTGGACACCGGGCGCAGGTTCTTCGACGTGGCGTTCGTGGAGAACCAGATCCGCGAGATGTCCTACCTGAAGATGAACTACCTGCACCTGCACTTGTCGGACACCTACGGCTTCCGGCTGGAGAGCACCACCCACCCCGAGATCACCTCGCCGCAGCACTACTCCAAGCAGGACATCGCGAACATCATCGCGCTGGCCAAGCAGTACCACGTGACCGTGGTCCCGGAGATCGACATGCCGGGGCACATGGACGCGATCCTGTCCGCGGAACTGGGCATCGGCCACGACTACCGGCTCAAGGACAGCTCGGGCAACGCCAGCTCCAGCTACATCGACCTGACCATCCCCGGCGCCCGGCAGCTGATCAGCGATCTGATCACCGAATACGAGCCGCTGTTCACGAACAGCCCGTACTGGCACCTTGGGGCCGACGAGTACGTCACCAACTACAGCTCCTACCCGCAGCTGCTCACCTACGCCCAGCAGAACTACGGCGCCAACGCCACCGCGAAGGACACCTTCTACGGCTTCGTGAACTGGGCCGACGGGATCGTGCGGGCCGGCGGCAAGACGATGCGGATGTGGAACGACGGGCTGAAGTCCGGCGACGGCACGATCACCGTCAACCCGGACGTCATCGTGGAGTACTGGAGCAACACGGGCCTGTCCCCGCAACAGGTCCTCGACGCCGGGCACACCATCGCCAACGAGGCCTACACCCCGACGTACTACGTCTACGGCGGGGCCAAGCCGGACACGACGTGGATGTACCAGTCCTGGAACCCGGACTTGTTCGACGGTTCGACCACGATCTCCAACGACGCGGCCAACCTCGGGTCCCTGATCCACGTCTGGTGTGACAACCCGGGCGCCGAGACCGAGGACCAGACCGCCGACGGGATCAAGTACCCGATGCGCGACCTGGCGCAGATGACGTGGAACAGCCCCAAGCTGGTCTCCACGTACGCCGCGTTCGTCCCGATCATGGACGCCATCGGCCGCAACCCGCTCTACCCGAAGCCGTCCATCGCCGGCGACCTGGCGCAGGGCAAGCCGACCACGGCCTCCAGCATCGAGACGCCCAACTTCCCCGCCGCGGACGCCACCGACGCCGACCTGAGCACCCGCTGGTCCAGCCAGTACGTCGACCCGACGTGGCTGCAGGTGGACCTCGGCTCGGTGCAGACGGTGAACCGCGTGGTGCTGGCCTGGGAGGCCGCGTACGGCAAGAACTACCAGATCCAGCTGTCCAACGACGGTACGACCTGGACGACCGTCTCCACCCGCACGAACGGCACCGGAGGCACCGAGACGCTGACGTTCCCGAACGCCACCGGGCGCTACATCCGGATGTACGGCACGGCCCGGGGCACGCAGTACGGCTACTCGCTGTGGGAGTTCGAGGCCTTCGACGACGCCAACAGCCAGGTCCGCGGCACCCACACGGTCACCACCGGCGGCCAGGCCCTGGACGACCCCGGCAGCTCCACCGCGACCGGCACCCAGCTCATCACCTGGGGCCTGCACGGCGGCACCAACCAGCAGTGGACCTTCACCGAGCAGGCCGACGGCTCCTACCAGCTCACCAACGGCGCGTCCGGGCTGTGCCTGGACGTCACCGGCAGCTCCACGGCGGCCGGGGCGGCGGTGATCCAGTGGACGTGCGGCGGGACCGCGAACCAGCACTGGAACGTGACGGCGCTGGCCGGCGGCGGGTACACGCTCGCCTCGGCGAACAGCAACCTGCTGCTGACCACGGCTTCCACGGCGAACAACGCGCTGGTGACGCAGCAGAACGACAGCAACAGCGCCCTGCAGCACTGGTCGATCAACTAG
- a CDS encoding alpha/beta fold hydrolase codes for MPHTPLLIAVHSPLVGPATWQPVAELLRGRGQGQGRGRYDVMVPSLHGIAAGPGPYARRIADQVARTVPANDEHRGEIVLAGHSGAGAYLPAIADALTNALGGRVIGAAFVDAQLPRPGLSDFDASPPDFREALGAMAVDGMLPPWNRWFPPELVPELIPQAEQRKAFLAELHPIALAYFEEPMPDTVLPSETQCLYLQLSEGYQEQADRAEALGWPTSRLAADHLAVLTDPEPVADFLSEFVETLANR; via the coding sequence ATGCCACACACGCCACTTCTGATCGCGGTTCACAGCCCGTTGGTAGGACCGGCGACCTGGCAGCCGGTCGCCGAGCTACTACGGGGCCGGGGCCAGGGCCAGGGCCGGGGCCGGTACGACGTCATGGTGCCGAGCCTGCACGGCATCGCCGCCGGACCCGGACCATACGCGCGCCGCATCGCCGACCAGGTGGCCCGGACCGTGCCGGCCAACGACGAGCACCGCGGCGAGATCGTCCTGGCCGGCCACAGCGGCGCCGGCGCCTACCTCCCGGCCATCGCCGACGCCCTCACGAACGCCCTGGGCGGCCGCGTGATCGGCGCCGCGTTCGTCGACGCCCAACTCCCCCGCCCCGGCCTGAGCGACTTCGACGCCTCCCCGCCGGACTTCCGCGAGGCCCTGGGCGCGATGGCCGTCGACGGCATGCTCCCGCCGTGGAACCGGTGGTTCCCACCGGAGCTCGTACCAGAGCTGATTCCTCAAGCGGAGCAACGAAAAGCCTTCTTGGCCGAGCTCCATCCGATCGCGCTCGCGTACTTCGAAGAGCCGATGCCGGACACTGTGTTGCCATCGGAGACACAGTGTCTCTATCTCCAGCTCAGCGAGGGCTACCAGGAGCAGGCCGACCGCGCGGAGGCCCTGGGCTGGCCCACGTCCCGGCTGGCCGCCGACCACCTCGCCGTGCTCACCGACCCCGAGCCGGTCGCCGACTTCTTGTCAGAGTTCGTGGAGACGCTTGCCAACCGCTGA
- the uvrB gene encoding excinuclease ABC subunit UvrB, with the protein MRPLSELTRTVAPIEVVSDYQPAGDQPAAIAELARRIEAGENDVVLLGATGTGKSATTAWLIEKLQRPTLVMAPNKTLAAQLANEFRELLPNNAVEYFVSYYDYYQPEAYVPQTDTYIEKDSSINEEVERLRHSTTNSLLTRRDVVVVSTVSCIYGLGTPEEYLKSSVQLRVGEEHDRDKMLRRFVDMQYARNDLAFTRGTFRVRGDTVEIFPVYEEHPVRIEMFGDEVERLMTLHPVTGEIITVDEELRVFPATHYVAGSDRMERALGGIEIELADRLAELEKQGKLLEAQRLRMRTTYDLEMMRQVGFTSGIENYSRHIDGRAPGSAPSTLIDFFPEDFLLVIDESHVTVPQIGAMHEGDASRKRTLVEHGFRLPSAIDNRPLRWEEFEERIGQTVYLSATPGPYELAKQADEPSKNPVEQIIRPTGLVDPQVVLKPTHGQIDDLVAEVQARAARDERSLVTTLTKKMSEDLTDYLLERGVRTRYLHSEVDTLRRVELLRELRLGEYDVLVGINLLREGLDLPEVSLVAILDADKEGFLRSGRSLIQTIGRAARNVSGEVHMYADTITPSMRLAIDETNRRREKQVAYNEANGVDPQPLRKRIADITDLLAREDADTAELLGGSGRQQSRGKAPVPGVASKGSVRTLDLAGKPAEELLGLIEDLSQQMHAAAAELQFELAARFRDEIGELKKELRAMQAAM; encoded by the coding sequence ATGCGCCCTCTGTCCGAACTCACCCGCACCGTCGCCCCGATCGAGGTCGTCAGCGACTACCAGCCCGCCGGCGACCAGCCCGCGGCCATCGCCGAGCTGGCCCGGCGGATCGAGGCCGGGGAGAACGACGTGGTGCTGCTGGGTGCCACCGGTACCGGCAAGTCGGCGACCACCGCCTGGCTGATCGAGAAGCTCCAGCGTCCGACGCTGGTCATGGCGCCCAACAAGACGCTGGCCGCGCAGCTGGCCAACGAGTTCCGCGAGCTGCTGCCGAACAACGCGGTCGAGTACTTCGTCTCCTACTACGACTACTACCAGCCCGAGGCGTACGTCCCGCAGACCGACACCTACATCGAGAAGGACTCCTCGATCAACGAGGAGGTCGAGCGGCTGCGGCACTCCACCACCAACTCGCTGCTGACCCGGCGCGACGTGGTCGTGGTCTCCACCGTGTCCTGCATCTACGGCCTGGGCACGCCGGAGGAGTACCTGAAGAGCTCGGTGCAGCTGCGGGTCGGCGAGGAGCACGACCGGGACAAGATGCTGCGCCGCTTCGTGGACATGCAGTACGCGCGCAACGACCTGGCCTTCACCCGCGGCACCTTCCGGGTCCGCGGCGACACCGTCGAGATCTTCCCGGTCTACGAGGAGCACCCGGTCCGCATCGAGATGTTCGGCGACGAGGTCGAGCGCCTGATGACGCTGCACCCGGTCACCGGCGAGATCATCACCGTCGACGAGGAGCTGCGGGTCTTCCCGGCCACGCACTACGTCGCGGGGTCGGACCGGATGGAGCGGGCGCTGGGCGGGATCGAGATCGAACTCGCCGACCGGCTGGCCGAGCTGGAGAAGCAGGGCAAGCTGCTGGAGGCGCAGCGGCTGCGGATGCGCACCACGTACGACCTGGAGATGATGCGGCAGGTCGGGTTCACTTCCGGCATCGAGAACTACTCGCGGCACATCGACGGCCGTGCGCCCGGCTCGGCGCCGTCCACCCTGATCGACTTCTTCCCCGAGGACTTCCTGCTGGTCATCGACGAGTCGCACGTCACCGTGCCGCAGATCGGCGCGATGCACGAGGGCGACGCCTCCCGCAAGCGCACCCTGGTAGAGCACGGCTTCCGCCTCCCCTCGGCGATCGACAACCGTCCGCTGCGCTGGGAGGAGTTCGAGGAGCGCATCGGCCAGACCGTCTACCTCTCGGCCACCCCGGGCCCGTACGAGCTGGCCAAGCAGGCCGACGAGCCCTCGAAGAACCCGGTCGAGCAGATCATCCGCCCCACCGGCCTGGTCGACCCGCAGGTGGTGCTCAAGCCGACGCACGGCCAGATCGACGACCTGGTCGCCGAGGTCCAGGCCCGCGCGGCCCGCGACGAGCGCTCCCTGGTCACGACGCTGACCAAGAAGATGTCTGAGGACCTGACCGACTACCTGCTCGAGCGCGGCGTTCGCACGCGCTACCTGCACTCCGAGGTCGACACGCTGCGCCGCGTGGAGCTGCTGCGCGAGCTGCGCCTGGGCGAGTACGACGTCCTGGTCGGCATCAACCTGCTGCGCGAGGGCCTGGACCTGCCCGAGGTGTCCCTGGTGGCGATCCTGGACGCGGACAAGGAAGGCTTCCTGCGCAGCGGCCGCTCGCTGATCCAGACCATCGGCCGCGCGGCCCGCAACGTCTCCGGCGAAGTGCACATGTACGCCGACACCATCACGCCCTCGATGCGGCTGGCGATCGACGAGACCAACCGCCGCCGCGAGAAGCAGGTCGCCTACAACGAGGCCAACGGAGTCGACCCGCAGCCGCTGCGCAAGCGCATCGCCGACATCACCGACCTGCTGGCCCGCGAGGACGCCGACACCGCCGAACTGCTCGGCGGCTCGGGCCGGCAGCAGTCGCGCGGCAAGGCCCCCGTCCCGGGCGTCGCCTCGAAGGGCAGCGTGCGGACGCTGGACCTGGCCGGCAAGCCGGCCGAGGAGCTGCTGGGCCTGATCGAGGACCTGTCCCAGCAGATGCACGCCGCCGCCGCGGAGCTCCAGTTCGAGCTCGCGGCACGGTTCCGCGACGAGATCGGGGAGCTGAAGAAGGAGCTGCGGGCCATGCAGGCGGCGATGTAG